Proteins encoded together in one Meles meles chromosome 7, mMelMel3.1 paternal haplotype, whole genome shotgun sequence window:
- the LOC123946362 gene encoding basic salivary proline-rich protein 2-like has translation MKTAPRSEWWLQGENLENRVKIGGSWSFPPRLGPAPPAGGSEGDPPPPCGSGQKLERRAKPADQPPPASPQKRGRLSITLVVDPHTQARDPPGLTGYSVPSPAPSSSVPQARAPGRPAGPWAGDGKKNAANVNPSRACRTPVLAANATSLSPDPAQAGGRPLWRGGQGRGSGAASSLHFGSPAEGTACRPKPQGRVRAQVLMLGAKGPGKQSFLVLSPVLLRKDSPARPTRGPASPDSGARTETYRREAAWRGPRRRQRSRRASPLAQDLQGEEEAGPTRAAAS, from the exons GACAGCGCCACGATCCGAGTGGTGGCTGCAGGGGGAAAACCTGGAAAATAGGGTCAAAATCGGCGGTTCTTGGTCCTTTCCACCCCGCTTAGGCCCAGCGCCCCCCGCTGGGGGGAGCGAGGGcgatcccccacctccctgcggAT CGGGGCAAAAACTGGAGCGCAGGGCCAAACCTGCGGACCAACCTCCACCCGCCTCCCCGCAGAAGCGGGGGCGATTGTCCATTACCCTGGTGGTAGATCCCCACACCCAGGCTCGAGATCCGCCAGGCCTCACAGGGTACTCGGTTCCCTCTCCCGCCCCCAGTTCCTCAGTTCCTCAAGCACGTGCCCCGGGTCGGCCAGCAGGGCCGTGGGCGGGGGATGGTAAGAAGAATGCGGCCAACGTAAACCCATCAAGGGCATGCAGAACCCCGGTTTTAGCTGCAAACGCAACAAGTCTCTCCCCTGATCCAGCCCAGGCTGGAGGTCGACCTCTGTGGCGGGGAGGACAAGGCCGGGGCTCAGGGGCAGCCTCCTCGCTGCACTTCGGGTCCCCAGCGGAGGGCACGGCCTGCCGCCCCAAACCCCAGGGGCGAGTCAGGGCCCAAGTCCTGATGCTCGGAGCTAAAGGCCCCGGAAAGCAGTCCTTCCTGGTCCTTTCCCCAGTGCTGCTACGCAAGGACTCCCCTGCACGTCCCACCCGGGGGCCCGCGAGCCCGGATTCGGGGGCCCGGACTGAAACCTACCGGAGAGAAGCCGCTTGGAGGGGCCCGCGCAGAAGACAACGTTCGCGGCGCGCGTCTCCTCTGGCGCAGGATCTGCAAGGAGAGGAGGAGGCGGGGCCCACGCGCGCCGCAGCCTCTTAG